The following is a genomic window from Meriones unguiculatus strain TT.TT164.6M chromosome 7, Bangor_MerUng_6.1, whole genome shotgun sequence.
TCATGCTGGTAggcaggttcaatccccagccccccccctccaaaaaaaaaaaaaaagagagaagggagggaggaaagaaggaggaagtagGCAATTAGGATAGTTTGTCTACCTGGGGTTCAGGTGGTATGGTCAGAGATGTGTGTGCTGAGGGAGATCTGAAAAAATGGACCTCAAGACTCTACTTTTTGTTCTGTGTTGTGGGCGTGAGTGTCCAGGCAGAAGGACCTGTTCTATTTCTAGCATCTTTAATACACTGTTAAAGATGTGTGCAGCCAAAGCGGTTATGAAGTTCTAGGTCAATCTTCTTACATAATCAAAGTTACTACTCTATAATAAGCATGTTGAGTTCATGAGACTTTTTCTCGTGGTGGTCAAAGGATATAATAAACAGAGGAAAGATCTGTTTCTACATTTGGAAATGAAGCCACGCCTTACAAACTGCTGTAGAGCCCCTCGAGCTTTCTTTTTGTGGCGTTACCCTAGTAGATTCTGAAGTCGGTACACAGAGCAACTGACCTCTCCAGTGAATGCTGCCACGCAGGAACTGCTGCTTCAGGGTCCACCAGAGTCACACACCACTGGCCCAGTCCTTACCACTGTGTGATAGGACTGCTATTTGTGGGCATAGAATGTAGTAGGTGTTTCTAAGCCTACTGTGATGtaaatcctttctcaaaatagAGACCCATAAATTGTGCTCAGCTAAGCTGTTGTTAAATTGGTTATAGTATAACATTTACCTAGGATTTTACAACCATTTCCATGCTCATAAATCTAGACTGCTGGGTTCAAAACTCTCTGAGTAGAAGCTATGGCAGGTAAACATACTGATAGTTCAAAGGTTCTCATCAGCACCAAAGCTACTCTGGTGTTTGTTCTTGGTACATACACTATGTGTGCTTACAAAGTAAAACCTCAAAAGGATGTGGAGCAGAGACTCTCATGTGTTTGTTCCTGGCTTATGTTTTCTGGTGGCATTTCCCCTTCTATCCTGAAGCTGTCCACCTAGCACAGGCCCTGCATTTCTAagcttgatccacaggcagcagaaggagactgttaGACTGGACATaatttgagcacaggagacctccaAGCCCATTCCCACCATGACACACTTACTCTTGGGCCACACCTGCTTCAACAAGaccacatctcctaatagtgccaccccctacgggccaagcattcaaatacatgaatctATGTATTTGATACATAAATACATTCAAATCTATGGGGGCCATACTTATTCGAACCACCAACACCAGCTGAGCTCTATCTCCAGGCCCTCTCCctcacactttttatttttctgaaacagaGTCTTCCTATGCTCAGGCTGCCTCTGAACTTGAGGTCTTCTTGTGTTGGTTTCTTGAGTGCTGGATAACAGGAATACATCATGCCTGGCCTGATTCCCTTCTTTTAGTAGCACTGACTAGTTGATTCTGGTTTTATTGACAATTAAGCTATAATTATGGTATGCTGTCAAAATACCTTTAAgaatctcaggaggcagaagtaggtggatctcttatgagtttgaggctatattggtctacagagcaagttccaggcccttaaggctacatagtgaaaccctgtctcaaaaccaaaaaccatcTCAGAAATGGTGAATAAGGGATAAGGAAGAataatgggtgctgggaactaagtaCAATAACGTATCAGTGAGAATTTCAGAATTAAATCCATTTTATAGAAGTAAAAAGagggttcttgttttgttttgagacagggtctctactatgtagaccaggctggccttgaaaagttactttttaaaaatcatttttgaaGGATTTGTGCTTTTGCCTGACAGATCTACCTTGATAGGTTACAgtaggtatatatgtatatatatatatatatatgtatatacatactatatatataaaatgtatatattatggAATTTTAGGGATGGGAAATGGTAAGTGGGAGTCAAACTTCACAGAATTCTGAATGTGAGAAAAACTTAgcaagcagttctcaaccttaGCTGCACATAAGTCTCAGCTGAAACATGAGTCAGGAGTGGAGATGCGCTGTGACCCTAGCAGGTGGGAAGTTGTGGAAAAaggttgctgtgagtttgaggccagtctgtatTACAGATGGGTCCCAGGACAAGCTGGACTTCAGTGTGAAACACTGTCTCATGAAAAtcaaaaccagacaaacaaaaagccacAGTCAgaatccttttaaaaaaaaaaaaaaaaggaaaaagcccCAATGCCCGCTCtcaggtattttgtctgcattgATCTAGGATATGGTTTCAAAGCTCCTCAGGTGATTTAAATGTGCAGTCAGTGCTAAAAGCCATTGATTTAGGCACCTTCCTGAATTCACCCATAAACACAGTAATTcagtacacagagaaaaagaatgcCAGGAATGGCTTTTTCAaaatcttagcacttggaaggttgaggcaggaggattttgatTCCAGTGGGTCAGTctgggttacataatgagaccttgtttcacaaactaaaataaaagtcATCTTTGATGGTATATGCTGTCATGTACAACACTTGGTGGAAAGTCAGAGTTCAAGATTGTTTTGTCTATATCATGAGTtcaggaccagcaagatggccaTGTGAGACCCAATCTTATAATCAGTccctaacaaaataaataaaaacaatcttaATTTGAATTTGTTCTACATCATTTATTGATCTTAAGATCTTGCTCACCCTTTtctgtgcctcagcctcctcagctgTTAAGATGAAGACAGACTGCTAGATTCATTGAAAAGAGATATTTTTTCTCCCAGACAGGTATAGAAATTGATAAGCAATGATGAGTAAGTTACCCAAGTAAGCCAGGAGGAGCTGGGCAGGATTTAAGAATTAGCTGGACTCAGcatcatgcctttaatcccagcacttgggaagtggaattaggagggtcaggagttcaaaaccagactgagattaaacaacaacaacaaaaactgctgcctcaaaaaaaaaaaaaatcttattaacACTTATGTTATTAACActtagaaatgaaaatgatttttttcacaagtaggactttttctttttccctgttcAAAGTGTGAACTTTGGACAGATCCTTGGGCTAGTAGTTCCTATCTATCCGCTCATTCAACTTTAGCACCTGTCCTATTGATATTGATAACCAGTGGTTTTTCCAGAACTACTTTTACCATGGAGCTCCATGATTTTTCTCAATTCAAACTTGGGTGTCTTCAGCATTTTTACTTTTACAGTGAATACATTGTGAAGAGGATAAATGGACTAGCAAGCCTTTTCTATGTCTTTCCCAATGCTGGCTGGAAACAATTTACTAACCACTTCCTTTGGGTCATTTGTCTGCACTTCTCTGGTTGTGATTTCCACTATCTTCTTCCAGATCTGGTGGCTCTGCAGGTGCTGCCCATGGGACTTTTGCCTATCTGGTTGTTTCAGTTTTTAgtgaaatcaacacagagcagACAGAGCAAATAACCATCAGTAGTCTTACTGATGGTCAATCAGCTTACATTTTCTAGATTCAACTTTGTTATTCTGTAAGTCAGCAAGGATCACTTCAAACACAAGACCCCTGAGGCCATCAGATGCAGTTTTGGTTCTTTGAGTCCTTGTGACTATCgtttttccaaaaaaaatttttttttccccagacagggtttttctgtgtaaccctggctgtcctggacttcctttgtagaccaggctggcctcgaactcatggtgATCTGCCTGTCATTTTTCCAGTGTTCTTAATGAGCATAGCTGGGTTTACATCATGCCAGTCTTTTTTAGAAAATGTATTGACAACTACTTTCTTCTTGCTGCCTTTCATCAGGTCCTTGTTCTTGCCAGCTTCCATGGTGCTGCTCAGAGAGCCTTAAAAAGACAAAAGTACATTGTCCAGCTTTATGCTGAAAagtttttactgtttttgttttcgttaaaacaccttttaaaaatcaaaatcattTTGCACTAAGGCAAAGGATGGCAGGTTGGACACTGGCTTGGGCGATCCTCCCTGCATTGGTTTTCCCagggctggaattataggtatcTAGTCTCCAAGTACCAGCTgagaaatacatattttgtttcatAAACACAAATGTTATTGGAGGAaggattgctgtaagttcaaggccagcctggacaactatGGAGACACAATAGCTCAATGTAGTTGGCTAGCCTACAACATTCTACCATGGTTCAGGACCCAGGGTTCAATCCCCTGTCCTGCAAGAATTAAAAATGACAACAGAAACAAAGTGTATACACACAAATGCTAGTTTGTTCATAAAACAGTTCTTCGAATAGAAGTATTTCCAAAATTGAAatgcctttgatttttttttcccgaCAGTCACACAATGTAGCCTTGGATTGAGCCCTgtatgtagatcaagctggccttgcactcacacaGATCTCTCTACCGTCTTTGTGCTGTGATTAGAGTGTATTGCCATACTCAGctgaattttctttattgtttttgagacactagcctaggttggctttgaacttgcagtgatcctcctgccttaccctctcaagtactggaattacaagtgttaGCCACCACTCCTGggtttaaattttacttaaattttttccCCCAATATTCTAGGCACAGAACAAGTAACACTTCGACTCACTCTTGTAATTGTAATATAAAAAGGTGACTTCATAGAAATGGAGAGCAGAATGGTCATTACCAGAAACTGGGGAGAGTAGGAGGGGTTTGGATGGGAAATGTTGATCAGTGACTATGCTGTAGATAAGAAGTCCTGCTATGATGGTGGTAGATGGCAGATGGTAAGACTCAGTTGCTGAAGATGCCACGTATCTTGATTACAGAACGTAAGGAACTCAAGCTGAAACTGGGAAAACATCCTCCTTGTTGGCCACTGCTTAAAGTACTAGAAAATGCTATGTAGGGTGTTAATTGTCATCAACAGACTTACTCACCTGTGAATTCTTTGTGCAACAATATTTACTGACCAGGCAAGATGAGCCTACAGTTGCAACAGTGGTAATTCTATTATGAGTAACCAAATTTCCAATTGGAAGTTATGCCTATTCCACAGGAGGGAATTCGTGCCTGATACTGTAAACCTAGCCATGGGCTCCAGTGGGAAAGCTATGCTGGTGCTTTGTTAAATAGACCTGACCCAACTATCAGGCTGCCTTTAGAAGATACTTAGAGTATCTGTTTAGGCCCAAAGCCTAGTGCAGCTGTCAGCAatggacagcagtgactgcatggACTCATAGTGACTGTTGAGTGCCAAGCCGTAACGATACATCTATACCACATCCTCCCACTCCCTGAGAGTATCACGGAGGAATGGAAGAGCctggggaaggagggggagaggtaTGGAACACTGACTTGCAGGCATGGCTTGGCAAAGCTGTTAGCACTCTTGTACTCACAGCAGCCATGATTTATCTACAGGAGATTTGGGCCTGGAATACCCAATCATGGAAGTGGGGAAGGGCTCATGTATCTGTCTTCTCTCCATTTTAAATGCAGCTAACCAGTGAAAGGGGAAGAGGCATGCATTAAGTGGTATAGCCACTGGTATGGTGCTCATGTTCCTGTTCAACCCTAATGAAACTTACTGAAtcacaaaaaatagaaaaaggcaTGAAAGTAGAAGGGGGCTAGCTGAAAAAGTAAATCAGTATGACTGAGAAATATTATgtccatattttaaaatgtcaagatGAAACTGGTGTTATATATAATTAACATAATAGTCAAATAAAAATCACTCCCTGGAAGGagtcaagaaaataaaatgttttgtcTGTGGTATGGCTTAATAGTTGCCTAAATTGTTACCACTTGGAAGTGTAACATTAAAatgattatattaaaatttactttttttttttctggtaacttatgtatccttggctgccctggagctaCATATGTAGACctggttgacctcaaactcacagacatccattGGGGccttagtgctggggttaagTTACAATTTTATTTGGCACGTGGATGTGGGTGTTACTGTGTAGACATCAGTGGagttcagagaacaacttgtaggAATAAGGTCTCCTTTCTCCGTGTGGACcttgaggattaaactgaagtCAAGGTGGGTGACAAGtgcttaaaccactgagccatctggacCAGCCCCCAAACTGACTTTTTATAAAGAGAAGCATGATATAAAAGGTTTAAAATTCTCACTATCAATGGCTACATTCTGGCTATTGTTAACTCTTTAATAATTTGTTattgggactggggagatggctcaatggataaaaAGCACTTGCTCCTAAGCAGAGATACTGGAGTTCGAATCTTCAGTCACACCGAAGTAAAACTCCTGGTGTGGTTTCAAATACCTGTCGCTCCACTGGATCACTCCTGTAATGGTCCACCTTCTatctttgggaggtggaggctggagaaCAATAATTTTGAGATCATCCTAAGCTACACAGTGAATGTGAGGCCAGTACTTGTCAAACGGAGTGACACACTCTAGCCTAGGCTGACCGAGGCGGCCCTTCCGCCTCAGCCCCATCAGTTCTGGGCTGggagtgagccaccatgtctggctggtggtttcaatttcttttttaaactataaaataaaaacatattaccATACGCTGCTGTAGCAACTTCTTTTAACTTTCCTCCCCCCTCTTGTGTTGATCTTTGTCCTTTTATGATAAAGTCTCACCTTATGTTATCCATTTAATACAGAAAGGTTTTCTGCGCCAGCAATATGGCTGAGCAGGTGAAAGTATCGGTTGCCAAAcaggacagcctgagtttgatagCTGGGACCCAcccggtggaaggagagaactggctctggCAAGTCTTCCTCTGACCGCTGTGTCCACGCACACTAAACGgaatagtatttaaaaataaaaacccagcgATCAGGGGTCAACTTATGGGAGtcggttccctccttccaccgcacgggttctggggactgaacgcGGCACGCGCTCCGGGCGGCGGAGCCATCGCGGCGGCTCCGAGACTCTTAATTCCTGAGAAACGTGGGTGGCCCTGACGGTACTTACAAAGAGAACGAGTGTGAACGTTCGAAAAGGCAGGGCTCAGGAGCGAAGCCCCGGCTAGGGAACGCGCGAGCTAGGCTGGCGGGCTCTACGGGACACGAGCCTCCCACGTGTCTTCCAGGAACCCGGAGGAAGTCGGGAGGCGACGGGGTACAGGGGAGACCCGGGCGCGGAGGGCTGGGGCGAGCGGGCGGGACCGCGCCCGGGGCGTCCGGGAGAGAGCCGGTCCCCCGAGGCTCCGCTCCCCGCCTccgagcggcggcggcggcgagaaACCGGGGAGGCCCCCGCGGAGCGACAGGTGGGCGCGCGGCCAGCCCCAGGCCGGCGGGGCCCTCGAGGCGCCTGCGCGAGCCGTCCCGGCCGCCGTAGCCCCGCCCCAGGCGCGTGGCGCCCGTGACGTCGGGCGCGCGGGCCACTCTCCTTTCAGAGGTCGCGCTCTTCCGAACGGTCGGCCCGGGCCGCGCCTGCGCAGTCGGGAGGGGAAGTGAGGCGGTTTCCTCGGCGCCTTTtccggcagcggcggcggcagagctaggaggaggaggtggaggccgGAGGGAACTCGCGCTCGGGGCGGCGGCCGGAGGTAACCTGGCGGGCCGAGGCCGCAGGGCGGGCCGCGCCGTCCTCCGCGCGCTCGGAGGCCCGGCGGtaactcccttctccctctctgtgtcCCTGCAGGCAGCACGGAGTTCCCGCGAGGATCCCATGACCTGACGGGGCGCGGAGCCACGCTCCTCGTCGGGTGACCGGGGTCGGTGCCGAGCCCGGGGCTCGCGGGCCGGCGGGAGGGCCGCGGTTGACCCGCCGCTCTGCCGAGGCGGCGGCGGAGGAGCTGTCGGCGGCGCTCGCGCGGCGCCCGCGGGGGGAAGGGCAGTTCCGGGCCGGCCGCGCCTCGCCCCAGCAGGGCGGCGGCTCTCCCGGCGCAGACGCAGGGCCCGGGCGGCGGGCGATGCCCGAGTGAGCGCGGGCCGGGCCCCCTGCCCCCTTAGCAGGCAGCTTCGCGCAGGCCGCAGGGCGTCCTCGCGGCCGGGCGGCTTCGTTTCGGTctcgcggcggcggcggcggcggcgttgTAAGCTTGAGGGGACCCGGGACACCTGAATGCCCCCGGCCCCGGCTCCTCCGACGCGATGGGGAAGGTGCTATCCAAGATCTTCGGTAACAAGGAAATGCGGATCCTCATGCTGGGCCTGGACGCAGCCGGCAAGACAACGATCCTGTACAAGTTGAAGCTGGGCCAGTCTGTGACCACCATTCCCACGGTGGGTTTCAACGTGGAGACGGTGACTTACAAAAACGTCAAGTTCAACGTGTGGGATGTGGGCGGCCAGGACAAGATCCGGCCGCTCTGGCGGCATTACTACACCGGGACCCAGGGTCTGATCTTCGTGGTAGACTGCGCCGACCGCGACCGCATCGACGAGGCCCGCCAGGAGCTGCACCGCATTATCAATGACCGGGAGATGAGGGACGCCATAATCCTCATCTTCGCCAACAAGCAGGACCTGCCTGATGCCATGAAACCCCATGAGATCCAGGAGAAACTGGGCCTGACCCGGATTCGGGACAGGAACTGGTATGTGCAGCCCTCCTGTGCCACCTCCGGGGACGGACTCTATGAGGGGCTCACATGGTTAACCTCTAACTACAAATCCTAATGAGCATCCTCCACCCATCCCCCGGAAGGAGAGAAATCAAAAACCCATTCATAGGATTATCGCCACCATCATCACCTCTTTGAATTGGCACTCTTTTATGAATCGGAACTCTGGAGTTGTACGGTTTAGTGGGGTTGGggattttctttgtttccattttttcccttttgcgctctctctctcttgctttgtgtAGGATGCTCTGATCTGACGTTTGACACGAATCCAGTGCTAGATACTCTTGTGACTTCCAGCGGACGGGGTGGGGTCAT
Proteins encoded in this region:
- the Arf6 gene encoding ADP-ribosylation factor 6; amino-acid sequence: MGKVLSKIFGNKEMRILMLGLDAAGKTTILYKLKLGQSVTTIPTVGFNVETVTYKNVKFNVWDVGGQDKIRPLWRHYYTGTQGLIFVVDCADRDRIDEARQELHRIINDREMRDAIILIFANKQDLPDAMKPHEIQEKLGLTRIRDRNWYVQPSCATSGDGLYEGLTWLTSNYKS